One genomic segment of Pseudorca crassidens isolate mPseCra1 chromosome X, mPseCra1.hap1, whole genome shotgun sequence includes these proteins:
- the ATP6AP2 gene encoding renin receptor isoform X2, which translates to MAVLVVLLSFLVAGVLGNEFSVLRSPGSVVFRDGNWPIPGERIPDVAALSMGFSVKEAVPFSLDSVANSIHSLFSEETPVVLQLAPSEERVYMVGKANSVFEDLSVTLRQLRNRLFQENSVLSSLPLNSLSRNNEVDLLFLSELQVLHDISSLLSRHKHLAKDHSPDLYSLELAGLDEIGKRYGEDSEQFRDASKILVDALQKFADDMYNLYGGNAVVELVTVRSFDTSLARKTRTILEAKQAKDPSSTYNLAYKYNFEYPVVFNMILWIMIALALAVIITSYNIWNMDPGYDSIIYRMTNQKIRMD; encoded by the exons ATGGCTGTGCTCGTCGTGCTCTTGTCCTTCTTGGTGGCGG GTGTCTTAGGGAACGAGTTCAGTGTATTAAGATCACCAGGGTCTGTTGTTTTCCGGGATGGAAATTGGCCCATACCAGGAGAGCGTATCCCAGACGTGGCTGCATTGTCCATGGGCTTCTCTGTGAAAGaa GCAGTTCCTTTTAGTCTTGACAGCGTTGCAAATTCCATTCACTCCTTATTTTCTGAAGAAACTCCTGTAGTTTTACAGTTGGCTCCCAGTGAGGAA AGAGTGTACATGGTGGGGAAGGCAAACTCGGTTTTTGAAGATCTCTCAGTAACACTAAGACAGCTCCGCAATCGACTGTTTCAAGAAAACTCTGTTCTCAGTTCACTTCCCCTCAATTCTCTGAGTAGGAACAATGAA GTtgatctgctttttctttctgaactGCAAGTGCTACATGATATTTCAAGTCTG TTGTCTCGACATAAGCATCTAGCCAAGGATCATTCTCCTGATTTATACTCACTGGAGCTGGCAGGTTTGGACGAAATTGGGAAACGTTACGGGGAAGACTCTGAACAATTTAGAGATGCTTCTAAGATCCTTGTTGATGCTCTACAAAAG tttgcagatgacatgtacAATCTCTACGGTGGGAATGCAGTGGTAGAGTTAGTGACTGTCAGATCGTTCGACACATCCCTTGCGAGGAAGACTAGGACTATCCTTGAGGCAAAACAAGCG AAGGACCCATCAAGTACCTATAACCTCGCATATAAGTATAATTTTGAATATCCAGTGGTTTTCAACATGATACTTTGGATAATGATTGCCTTGGCCTTGGCTGTGATTATCACCTCTTACAATATTTGGAACATGGATCCTGGATATGATAGCATCATTTATAGGATGACAAACCAGAAGATTCGAATGGATTGA
- the ATP6AP2 gene encoding renin receptor isoform X1 yields MAVLVVLLSFLVAGVLGNEFSVLRSPGSVVFRDGNWPIPGERIPDVAALSMGFSVKEDLSWPGLAVGNLFHRPRATVMVMVKGVDKLALPPGSVISYPLENAVPFSLDSVANSIHSLFSEETPVVLQLAPSEERVYMVGKANSVFEDLSVTLRQLRNRLFQENSVLSSLPLNSLSRNNEVDLLFLSELQVLHDISSLLSRHKHLAKDHSPDLYSLELAGLDEIGKRYGEDSEQFRDASKILVDALQKFADDMYNLYGGNAVVELVTVRSFDTSLARKTRTILEAKQAKDPSSTYNLAYKYNFEYPVVFNMILWIMIALALAVIITSYNIWNMDPGYDSIIYRMTNQKIRMD; encoded by the exons ATGGCTGTGCTCGTCGTGCTCTTGTCCTTCTTGGTGGCGG GTGTCTTAGGGAACGAGTTCAGTGTATTAAGATCACCAGGGTCTGTTGTTTTCCGGGATGGAAATTGGCCCATACCAGGAGAGCGTATCCCAGACGTGGCTGCATTGTCCATGGGCTTCTCTGTGAAAGaa GACCTTTCTTGGCCGGGACTCGCAGTGGGTAACCTATTCCACCGTCCTCGGGCTACCGTTATGGTGATGGTGAAGGGAGTGGACAAGCTTGCTCTACCCCCAGGCAGTGTCATTTCGTACCCTTTGGAAAAT GCAGTTCCTTTTAGTCTTGACAGCGTTGCAAATTCCATTCACTCCTTATTTTCTGAAGAAACTCCTGTAGTTTTACAGTTGGCTCCCAGTGAGGAA AGAGTGTACATGGTGGGGAAGGCAAACTCGGTTTTTGAAGATCTCTCAGTAACACTAAGACAGCTCCGCAATCGACTGTTTCAAGAAAACTCTGTTCTCAGTTCACTTCCCCTCAATTCTCTGAGTAGGAACAATGAA GTtgatctgctttttctttctgaactGCAAGTGCTACATGATATTTCAAGTCTG TTGTCTCGACATAAGCATCTAGCCAAGGATCATTCTCCTGATTTATACTCACTGGAGCTGGCAGGTTTGGACGAAATTGGGAAACGTTACGGGGAAGACTCTGAACAATTTAGAGATGCTTCTAAGATCCTTGTTGATGCTCTACAAAAG tttgcagatgacatgtacAATCTCTACGGTGGGAATGCAGTGGTAGAGTTAGTGACTGTCAGATCGTTCGACACATCCCTTGCGAGGAAGACTAGGACTATCCTTGAGGCAAAACAAGCG AAGGACCCATCAAGTACCTATAACCTCGCATATAAGTATAATTTTGAATATCCAGTGGTTTTCAACATGATACTTTGGATAATGATTGCCTTGGCCTTGGCTGTGATTATCACCTCTTACAATATTTGGAACATGGATCCTGGATATGATAGCATCATTTATAGGATGACAAACCAGAAGATTCGAATGGATTGA